The stretch of DNA CCCTTACCCATTCTCACCCTCagctctttttatatatttttctatgttcCTGAAATCATTACACTACTGAGTCTCTTTACCATTTATGACCTCAACAGACAAAGGGACTTCActtttgttgctgtttgtttgtgCAGGTTGGGCATCCTCACACATATCTCATACTGGATAATTCATGAGATATGTTCTATATAGTTGCATAACCTTAAGACTATTAGTCTATCTGAGTTACAGGCTCTTAATTTAAAATAGAGATTATAGCTACATTTTGAATCATTGGGAGCAGCAACTGGGgacttatttgtgtattttagagCTGAGGTTACAAGGGGAAAggaggattatttaaaaatgcatttggatTTTGAACAGGCCTCCCTGAATCCTTAATGAGGGGTAATTTTATGGCTAAAAGGAAAGGGATTTCAAAATTGAAGaccagaggagaaagaggagaaaacataGTTTCAACAAGCACCATTCATATCCCAAGCACTATCTAAATATTTTAGAGATGCCATATTATATAGTTTTCATAACAACCCTGTGAAATGATACCAGGAAAAACAGTTCTAAAAGTTATGAGTTGGATAATAATTTTCAGagtttatataacattttcattttcatatttttgtttttttaagattttatttatttatttgacaaaaagagcacaagtacaagcagggggagtgacagaggagagggagagggagaagcatgctcccctcagagcagcaagcctgatgtggaacccgatcccaggactctgggatcatgacctgagccgaaggttgacgtttaacaaactgagccatccaggcacctgaCATTCTCATATTTGTTGATCATTTTGCATGTTAGCTACTACCTTAAGTTCTCTACattcattaacttatttattcattgccACAGTATTAAGAAttagatatttaaagagagagaaagagacagagagacacagagagagagagagagattaataTTATCCATTTGATAATTAGACAAACCAAGACATAGGAAGATTGAGTACCATGATCAAGGCTATAAAACTAACAAGCAGAGGAACCAGCATTCAAACCCAGGTACTCTAACTTTAGACTTTGTGTTCTTCATCACTATCCAAAGAATTGGAAATTAGAttaaatttacctatttttttttaacttggactAGCAGAGAATATTCTCACTATGAAGCCCAGACTCatttcatatgtggaattgacTTGATCTTTAGTAAGTCATAGAAATAtttgcaatgaaagaaaaaaacattaagcgCATTCTACACTGGCACTATCATACCTACTCAGATTTTCTCCAACACCTGCTTACTCCTAATGGCAAAATATTCCCAAGAGTAAAAATATTATCATCTCTCTGGGCTCTTCAGAGTTACTCCAGGAGCCTCAGGAATATGGTATGTTCAGTGTGATTTTTGATACCTCTGATTCATCTGATCTTCACTTTCCTTCAAGTGCTTCCTTGCCTGTAAACACATTTCTGTAATATCAGAGGTCTCCATTCCTGTCAATGCATCATGACAGCGACCATACccattcattttccttattatcAATCTATGCTCAagtttcacattaaaattttccCCAAGTGAAGGAATCTCAGCAGTCGACTCTGAATCTCCTTGGTCCTAGCTCCATAGATGATTGGATTGAGCACAGGAGGCACCAGCACATAGAGGTTCGCCAGAAAGATGTGCACATTCTTGGGAACTCGGTGCTGGCCAAAACGATgggtgaggaaggagaagaaggcaggAATGTAGAAGACCAGGATGACCCCGAGGTGGGAGCCACAGGTACTCAGAGCCTTGTGCCTGGCATCTTGAGATGGAAGGCGGAAGACAGCGTGGAGGATAAAGCCATAGGAAATGGCAATGAGGATGGAATCCAGACCCATGGCCAGCAGGGCCACAGTCAGCCCATAGACAATATTGACAGTGATGTTGCCACAGGCCAGGCGAGCGATGCCCATGTGCTCACAGTATGTATGTGCCATGACATGGTGATCACAGTAAGGCAGTCGCCTCAGCAGGAAGATAAATGGGGAGACAATGGCCACGCTGCGGAGGAGGCCAACAAGGCCAATTTTGCCTATTACAGTATGGTTAAGAATGGTTGTGTATCTCAGTGGGTTGCAGATAGCTACATAGCGATCAAAGGCCATGGCCAGAAGAACTGAGGACTCCAGAGCATAGATAGAATGGACACAAAACATCTGGGCCAGGCATCCACCAAAGGAAATTTCTCCAGCATGGAGCCACAAAATGGCTAGCATTTTGGGCACGGTGGTTGAGCTGAGAGCCAGGTCAGTGAATGagagaagacacaggaagaggtacATGGGTGCATGAAGAGCACTGTCTGTCACAATGACCAGGATGAGGGCAGCATTCCCAGCCAGTGCTACCAGATACATGGCACAGAAGGGGATGGCAATCCAGGCATGAGCCCACTCCAGCCCTGGGATTCCTGTCAGGAACATGATGGCTGGAAGACTGTCATCACTGAGGTTGGAGGTTGACATTCTGCTTGGTAAGTAAAAGGTTCTATCCAAGAGGTGATGGAATCATAGTATGACTGCCCTGTAACATCAGGTCCTTGGTTCATTAATATAAAATGACCTTTctgtgaaacaattttttttaaaccaagaaaaaCATTTGTCACTAACTTGCTCAAGAATCTTAAAAACTCTCTCAATATagtctgctccttttttttttttcattctgctcATTCATGTACTCATCAATCATGTTTTGAGTTCTATATTCTGAGCACCAAACTAACCATTGAAGCATCTTTCCAATCTGATCCTTCATAACTTACCAGCTATACATCCTGCCCAACATTTAGTCAACTCACTCGGAGGGGTGTTCCTTGCCTCTTTCCATGCCTAGGGTGTCTTCTGGctttattttccccttctctgtttTCAAAGCTTCAgtgaatgttttcctttctcccagaAGCTTCCCCTTTTTTCTGGTCCAtaatggtcttttatttttttcattgttctacTACTTTACACAATCCCATTATCTGAGACTATGCCTTTATGCAATTGCAACTTCCACACCAACCATGCCTTTGGCTGGACCTAGACATTTTGATCAATGTTCACTTAAGACTCAATGTTTACTAGTCAATGGAATGTAACATTCACTTTTGGactttataatataataatgcaatcactttattttctgtgtttctaatgcatcttcatatatatatatacactacataACTTCATTTTGTACCTCAACTGGAATGCCTAGAAAGTAGTTAAGTCATCTCAATATGCTCACATAGCACATGAGTGAGTATCCACAGTTATTTGAGTTCTCATCAGGGtacaatagaagaaagaaaaagatatatcattCTATTGAGAGACAGCAATCTCTACTCTGGCAAAGCCAGCTAGTGGTGCTGCATGTCCATCAGTGTGATGGCTGGATATTGAGGCTAGATGAGAATGCCAGGTGCTGACCGAGACAGCTCAAGGGAAGAAACAGAGTGTCCTGGGGTTGCTTACTGTAAAGATATTCTGGAAAGAGAATCTGTTTTTGCTCTGGAAGGCTAGCTAGTACTTAAAAACATTTCCCTTTAGTAAACACATTTTCTACTTAAAAGAAACCTGTGTGGGATTCTGAGAAACTCGAAATTAGTCCTGATTCTCTAACAAAATTgatgtgtgactttgaacaaatcttccatttctttggcCTGTCTTAATTTGGAAAAATCAATGACTCtatattcattctctcttttccatctgTTCCTTATGTGGCATTGGAATAATCCCATAACCTctttgggccttttttttttttcatctccaaatTGGAAATGGCATCACATGGTTTATCACTTTCTAAAGCTTAtggttgagaaaaaaataatattcatgaaaaaaagttCCGATATCCCAAATAATTGCTCCCTTTTTTCAAGCTCTTTATCGCCAACAACTTTCCAGAGAAAATAGAGTGtgatacctaccatttgcttcaacgtggatggacctggagggtattatgctgagtgaagtaagtcaatcggagaaggacaaacattatatggtctcattcatttggggaatataaataatagtgaaagggagtaaaggggaaaggagggaaaatgagtgggaaaaaccagagagggtgacagaacatgaaagactcctaactctgggaaatgaacaagggggggtggaaagggaggtgggcgaggggatggagtaactgcgtgatgggcactgaggggagcacttgacgggatgaacactgggtgttatgctatatgttggcaaatcgaactacaataaaaaaaatatacagggcagcctgggtggttcggcggtttagctcctgcctttggctcagggcgtgattttggagacctgggatcgagttccacatcgggctccctgagtggagcctgcttctccctcggcctgtgtctctgcctctctctctctctgtgtttctcatgaataaataaacaaaatcttaaaaaaatatatatatacaaaaaaaattttaaaaatagggtgtGATAGGGTGTGAtagtggagcttgcttctccctctgcctgtgtctctgcctctctctctctgtgtctcatgaataaataaacaacatcttaatatatatatatatatataaaattttttttaaatagggtgTGATAATCATTTGCACCCCTAATCAGTGGGAAGACAGTGTCCAGAGAAGTGAACTGATGTCATCCAGATAACAAAGCATGTTCATTGCAGAGTTTAAATTAAGGGGCCTGATTCAAGTTTCAAGTTTTACCACACCCAAACATCCATGATATTACCAATATCTAATTCCTATCTCTTTCAAGCAAGGCATTTTGTCTAATATCAATTCATAAGGTTCCTTTATTTGTTATCTGAATTctaaatgtgaagaaaattagGGAGTCCCTCATATTTACATAGAGACTTTCACTGATGACATCAATTGGTCTTAAGCTTGGTCTTGATGCATGCCTTGACACCTGGGGAGAGAAGCTTGGATGGTGGATGGCAGAGAGCTGATATCACTAccatcttcccttcccttctcttatcAGCCTATTCTTGACCTTTAAGGGTGATTTCAAGTTGAATTATAAAATAGTAGTACTCTGTGACCTTCTGGGATGTGAGAAGCAGAAAATCTAATGTAAAAGCAGAGTTGGATTTTCCCCCCTCAGGAAACGATGGGATATGGATATTGAGGAAATGCCACTCTGGTCCACAATGGGGGCATGCTTTCCAAATTGTTTCAGGGTCTTGTCATTGAGGTCCCCCTCTCTGACCTAGACTTCAATGATTTAACTCTGTGCTATTTCATTTAACCCAGTTGTTGGGTAGCCTGATAAGAAGAACATACCTGTATGGTAGACATGAACTTGCAAGTGGAGTCCACTGAGGCTGGAGCTCTGTGAGTGGGTATACTGAGTGTGAGGCTGTGTAGGCACACAGGGTGATGGAGAGAAAGCTTGTGCAGGAGATGGGTATCTGATTACTCAGTGTTATTTAAGGAGGTTAAACCTGCGTTTCAGTGCAGGTTCATGTGGGTGTGGTAGGAAGAAGCAGAGGGGTCTGAATGTGTAATCTGGGTTGAAATGTCTgatcttttctttgttctctgtttccTGGGCTCAGCGAATGTCTTTAACTCGGCTCTGTGTCCCAGCCTCCTCTGGTCAATGAGCTTGATAAGCAAGTTTATTTATTGACTCTGCCTATGATGCTCAGGAGTATAAATCAAATTGGCCTCCTCCAGGGATTTGGCCTGTGATGCACATTTGAGAGAATGAGGAGGATTGATAACATGAGGAAGAATTAGGAGAATCTTCCTTGACTTATCCAGAAAAAGTGGAAATGAAACATCTGgtatattttatgctttattcTCCCTTCtcacctcttaattttttttccttcctgtctcctcattttctttccttatttttattctatctgTTTTTTTTGAACTCCATCTCTCTGTGAATCCACCAGAGTTCTGTGGTGATAGGCAGCAAACGATGATGGTGAGCATGTGCATTCATACATCATTATAACCTAGGCTTCACTTACAAAACACAAGTTCAAAGGTAAAACTACCAAGAATTTCATGATGATAACAGAATGCTAGGGAATGCACAAGGCCATTCTGAGAATGAGCACTATGCAAGTGTCCATTCATTTGCCATGAAGCTGGACTGGTATGAAGTGACATCCATACTCTAGGTAGATTCCCTCTGATTTTTAACTTCATCCACCAGGTCCCTGAGCTAGCACTTCAAGGATTAACTGATCATTCTTCAATGACTTTAGAgtactcttctttcttcccttttaacaTACCTCTCTCCTCTCAAACTAATTCAATCTAGTGGTCTTCAAAAATCTTactggcggggatccctgggtggcacagtggtttgatgcctgcctttggcccagggtgtgatcctggagacccgggatcgagtcccacatcgggctcccggtgcatggagcctgcttttccctctgcctgtgtctctgcctctctctctctctgtgactatcataaataaataaattaaaaaaaaatcttactggctatttcataaaataattttcaaaacactATATTCCCCTTTACATTGACTCTGAGAATTGTCATTAGAAGtttaaagagtagaaaaaaatgtaatttccagtacattataaattttgatatttaaaaataaaagtcctatataacaatttttaatatatccTTTGGAAACTCTGTGCCCTAGAATTTCTAACTCACCACTCcccttttaaaagtatatgaacGAGTTTTTCTTAACTAttagaaatttgaaattattgCTTTGTCTCTTTGAAGTTGGTCTATTTTCTcacatgtatattttttgtttgtatatctCATTATGATAACTCTTACATGCCAGTAATAATACAAGAAATTATAACAATAACCTTCAAGTGttacaatgttttattaaaacaattataatcaTACATTCACAAGagcaatatgaaaatatttaagttttataaattataagtaTAGGCCaaatttgttttggaaatattATCCTTAGTGAGGTTGATAGAGCTTTTATCTTCTTCCAAACTACCCCATATATTAACAAgtcaatatttattcaatgaagTGTGATTCATActtaattattcttaattttagctTTATAAAGGTAAGCTCTGAGAACCTTTGTTTATATAAGTACTTCAGTTGGGGGTGGATGGAGTTTTGTTTCTGCATTGTGGCAGTCAAGCCGTAATTGAGAGTAATTGCCTTAATCAGTAATGGTCCTAAGAGAGGAGGTTCTGGCAAAGGACAGTGGCCTCATAGTCTGGACTCAGATCTCTGAAGAGGGATTCCAGCCAAATGGTAGTGGCATATCTGAAGGACATGATGAGGTTGGTTCAAAATAAGGGGCAATATTAAAATGCCACTTGGAACCTACTGTCTCTATTAGAATCAACTGCTGTTGTCAATGAAAATAACAGATGCTTGGGTGACACAGAACAGAATGCGCATAGGATAAACAAATCCTCTGACCCTGTCCCAGGGTCTAATTGACCTCTACTGCCCTCTACTGGTTGAGTCTTAGGACCAGCCAGCAGGTGAAGGACAAATGTCCCATCCTAGGCATCCCCAAGCAAGAGATCAGAAAGGTTTGAAGCTGAGAGGCAATAGCATAGCAATTAACACAGTATCCTATAAttcatatgtgtgcatgcatgtgatATAACCTGTGTTATATCTGGGGACTGAGGAAATATAAATCATATGTAAAGATCAGGTAtaattccattcatttttttataccttacaataatttttaaattaacattaagTGTAAGAAAAACGTACATCACTAAAACAACAGGAAACATTTCATAGGATTAAATAACTTTAAGATTGAATgtaactcaaaaatatttatataatttgataaaaatagttttaaatgaacAATACTTAACTTTTCTAACACACATCTTCTCTACAGCCACACATACACATGACATAATGTTTTCACCTTAAAAAATCATCtagtgaattttgaaaaatatagttcattaagtatgtcagttatacttaTAATTACTAAATGCAATAATTCACCTATTTGGGgagatttttctttctagttaACAACATAATCTAATGATAGATATTTAATTACAGTTGCAAAAATTCCTTGAagttaaacatatgaaaaaagcaatatttactgtttgaatctttctttaattttctttcatgtaaCTCTCTGCTAAgggtttcactttttaaaatttattttattttattttttaaaaagtttttatttatttattcatgagagatagagagagaggcagagacacaggcagagggagaagcaggccccatgcagggagcccgacatgggactcgatcccgggactccaagatcatgccctgggccaaaggcagacactcaactgctgagccacccaggcatcccacttctTTAACTTTAGATCAaggatgaaaaagacaaaacgACTCCTACTGTCctgttttttaatatctttatatttagaaCATACAAACACTGCCAAACTACTCAGCTCAAAAGCCCTGCATTGCTCTTAAAATCAATATGCATAAGCAGTAAAAGCAAGCCTTAATCAAGTATATGGTGATTTAGTTACTCATTGAAGAAAATTTCTCTGATGTTCAACAACAGGTGAATgggtaaggaagatgtgatatgtatacacacacacacacacacacatatacacacagtggaatattattcaggcatcaaaaagaatgaaatcttgccatttgcaatgatactgatggaactagagggtattatgatatggatggaactagagggtattatgctaagtgaaacaaatcagtcagagaaagataagtcccatatgatttcactcatatgtagaatttaagaaacaaaacagatgaaaatagaggaaaagaaggaaagataaaataaaatgaaaacagagagggaggcaccataagagactcttaattataggaaacaaactgagggtttctggaggggaggtgggtggagggatggggtaactgggtgatgggcattaaggagggcatttaaTGTAATGAGCCCTGGTGTTGTattcaactgatgaatcactaaattccacctctgaaactaaaaatacagtatatgttaattaaatttaatttaaattaaaaaattaatttaaaaagacacttgCTTGCAGAAAGCACTCTGCCTTcactttatcttttcttccctctgagcatgagcagggacaAAGTGATTCTCTGGTGCCTCTCCTaaaaggacactaatcctatcagaCTAGAGCCATacttttatgacctcatttaactttaatcaCCTTCTAAAAGTGCTATCTTCAAATACAGTTATATtaggggttagagcttcaacacatgaatttggggggatggGATACAATTAATCCATAGCAAATACTATGGataaaaataaggggatccctgggtggcgcagcggtttggcgcctgcctttggcccagggcgcgatcctggagacccgggatcgaatcccacgtcaggctcccggtgcatggagcctgcttctccctctgcctgtgtctctgcctctctctctctctctctgtgactatcataaataaataaaaaataataataataataataaatatccacAGATTAACACAATATAAATTCCTGGCCTCAAACCTTAGCTTTATCCAGCAATCATTCTGCTTGATCTGGTGTTAATTTCCTCTATTTTCCTCACTAGATATTGTCTCAAACATCCATTGTACCTTTGGAGTTTGTTCAGGATGTAGAATATTCAGGATACAGAATATTTAGGATTCAGTGACTACTTAAATGAATGCAGggaattaaggagaaaaatatgtgCGCAATggcatctgttttttttgttttgttttgttttgttttgtttagtcaGTATGagagttaattttatgtgtctatttgACTGGTTCCCAGGATGCCTGAATAGTTGACTAAACAGTATCTTTGTTGTGTTTGTAAGAGTATTCCTGGATATAAATAGCTTGGTGGACTCAGTAAAGCAATTTGCTATCCCAACATCTGTGACCATCATCCAATCCATGAAGGCTTGAAAAGCAAAAATTTGGAGGAAGAAAGACCTAGGCTCTTCCTGTCTGATTGCTTCAATTGAGACATCATCTTTTCCAGTCCTTGGTGCTCCTGATTCTCAAGTCTTCAGATCTATACTAGAACCTATACCATTAGCTGCTCTGGTTTGCAGGCCTTAAGATTTAGACAGCATTACACCACCAAATTCCCTAGGTTTCCATTTTGGAAATGACAAATCATGGGACTTTTCAATCTCCATAATTACATGAACATGTGTCACTTCCTTATAATAAATtcaacatctatctatctatctatctatctatctatctatctatctatcatctattacctatctatcttattgattctgtttctccagagaagcCTAAGTAATACTGACCATTTAAAAAACTTGTGTCATTTATTGAGAAATAGGAACTACCAAGAACAAGTTTACATTAGTATTTGGGATATGCTGTCTTC from Canis lupus dingo isolate Sandy chromosome 21, ASM325472v2, whole genome shotgun sequence encodes:
- the LOC112667515 gene encoding olfactory receptor 52D1 → MSTSNLSDDSLPAIMFLTGIPGLEWAHAWIAIPFCAMYLVALAGNAALILVIVTDSALHAPMYLFLCLLSFTDLALSSTTVPKMLAILWLHAGEISFGGCLAQMFCVHSIYALESSVLLAMAFDRYVAICNPLRYTTILNHTVIGKIGLVGLLRSVAIVSPFIFLLRRLPYCDHHVMAHTYCEHMGIARLACGNITVNIVYGLTVALLAMGLDSILIAISYGFILHAVFRLPSQDARHKALSTCGSHLGVILVFYIPAFFSFLTHRFGQHRVPKNVHIFLANLYVLVPPVLNPIIYGARTKEIQSRLLRFLHLGKILM